From Mytilus edulis chromosome 9, xbMytEdul2.2, whole genome shotgun sequence, the proteins below share one genomic window:
- the LOC139489190 gene encoding uncharacterized protein — MRRSSCGTFSLVLATCLGPVAIALLAVSFATDYWIEFTVDRNRLGASLKTDATRARYTFTRNRGIFRECYYGNDTDLIFRNADGIVDSNCFHISYKFPETTNVDYSADFSTRIHLMRCHMAFFIMALVFFLISYVFGAVVCCWRRSKWAYCAGFCAYFSAFCTAAAIAFFHGAEYLERNKIRDEPQFYQAWDPSIKTATVRDYRWSYILGWVGMGVAALTATLYAVAGCYIGSERYEDKDYLEKRRGREYGYQAYDNRAFPMELAYPDPYAYPPPHRAGPYPGPPYYPGPYVYDMDTRRPLPAVGYGGEQGAPYWTWSG, encoded by the exons ATGCGACGGAGTTCGTGTGGGACATTCAGCCTGGTCCTGGCTACGTGTCTGGGACCAGTGGCTATTGCTCTTTTGGCAGTTTCTTTTGCTACGGACTACTGGATAGAATTCACAGTAGATAGAAACAGACTAGGGGCTTCTTTAAAAACAGATGCTACTAGAGCTAGATACACCTTCACCAGAAATAGGGGAATATTTCGTGAATGCTATTATGGGAATGATACTGATT TGATATTCCGAAATGCGGACGGTATTGTTGATAGCAATTGTTTCCATATTTCCTATAAATTCCCAGAAACCACAAATGTTGATTATTCAGCGGATTTTTCCACACGTATAC ATTTAATGAGATGTCATATGGCCTTCTTTATTATGGCCTTAgtgtttttcttaatttcataCGTGTTTGGTGCTGTTGTTTGCTGTTGGCGAAGGTCAAAATGGGCATACTGTGCAGGTTTCTGTGCATATTTTTCag CATTTTGTACTGCAGCAGCTATAGCCTTCTTCCATGGAGCTGAATATTTAGAAAGGAATAAAATAAGAGATGAACCTCAGTTTTACCAGGCATGGGACCCA TCGATAAAGACAGCAACAGTTCGTGACTACAGGTGGTCCTACATACTAGGTTGGGTTGGTATGGGAGTTGCAGCACTCACGGCAACGCTTTACGCAGTAGCTGGATGTTACATAGGATCAGAGCGTTACGAAGACAAAGACTATTTAGAAAAGAGACGTGGTCGAGAATACGGATATCAAGCGTATGACAATAGGGCTTTTCCTATGGAACTCGCTTATCCGGACCCCTACGCATATCCTCCACCTCATCGTGCTGGTCCATATCCTGGACCTCCTTATTACCCCGGCCCATATGTATATGACATGGACACACGTCGACCTCTTCCAGCTGTTGGTTACGGCGGCGAACAAGGTGCACCATATTGGACGTGGAGTGGCTAA